The following are encoded together in the Daucus carota subsp. sativus chromosome 5, DH1 v3.0, whole genome shotgun sequence genome:
- the LOC108223118 gene encoding homeotic protein knotted-1, producing the protein MDNMNDNNTSNNSRGASSFLYGIGGTSSSSSAHQLPLVMNGFHLPNDESSRFHHHPMVKMEAGNHNSVHHRFHYPSAIRSHQENIDQSEGAAAEAIKAKIIAHPQYSSLLQAYMDCQKVGAPAEVMARLAAIRQDFEARQQASVNCGEASKDPELDQFMEAYYDMLVKYREELTRPLQEAMEFMQRIETQLNMLSTSPRQIFNPDEKCEVIGSSEEDQDNSGGETELPQIDPRAEDRELKNHLLRKYSGYLSSLKQELSKKKKKGKLPKDARQKLLSWWDLHYKWPYPSETEKVALAESTGLDQKQINNWFINQRKRHWKPSEDMQFMVMDGLHPQNAALYMEGHYVGEGPYRLGP; encoded by the exons ATGGATAATATGAATGATAATAATACATCTAATAATTCAAGAGGAGCAAGTAGTTTCTTGTACGGAATTGGAGGCACCTCTAGCTCTTCTTCTGCTCATCAGCTGCCTCTTGTGATGAATGGATTTCATCTCCCTAATGATGAATCAAGTAGGTTTCATCATCATCCTATGGTGAAAATGGAGGCTGGGAATCATAATTCTGTGCACCACAGATTTCATTATCCTTCTGCCATCAGAAGCCACCAGGAGAATATTGATCAGAGTGAAGGTGCGGCTGCTGAAGCTATTAAAGCTAAGATCATTGCTCATCCTCAGTATTCTAGTCTTCTGCAAGCTTACATGGATTGCCAAaag GTTGGAGCTCCGGCAGAAGTGATGGCTCGGCTGGCGGCTATTCGGCAGGACTTCGAAGCCAGGCAGCAAGCATCAGTAAACTGCGGAGAAGCATCCAAAGATCCAGAGCTTGATCAATTCATG GAGGCTTATTACGACATGCTTGTGAAGTACCGTGAGGAGCTAACCAGACCATTACAAGAGGCCATGGAGTTCATGCAAAGGATAGAGACTCAGCTCAATATGCTCTCCACCAGTCCACGTCAGATCTTCAACCCCG ATGAGAAATGTGAGGTCATTGGTTCGTCAGAAGAGGATCAAGATAATAGCGGTGGAGAGACAGAACTTCCGCAGATTGATCCACGTGCTGAAGATAGGGAGCTGAAGAACCACCTCTTGAGGAAATATAGTGGTTACCTGAGTAGTCTCAAGCAAGAACTttccaagaaaaagaagaaaggaaaactaCCCAAAGATGCCCGCCAGAAGTTACTAAGTTGGTGGGACTTGCACTACAAATGGCCATATCCTtct GAGACGGAGAAAGTAGCATTGGCAGAATCAACCGGGTTGGATCAGAAACAGATTAATAATTGGTTCATCAACCAAAGAAAACGACACTGGAAACCTTCGGAAGATATGCAATTTATGGTGATGGATGGACTTCATCCTCAAAATGCAGCTCTATACATGGAGGGCCACTATGTTGGTGAAGGTCCTTATCGATTGGGGCCATGA
- the LOC108224020 gene encoding uncharacterized protein LOC108224020, protein MALQTCTVTLPTFSMELLNSKSCPRSHRLINVTRSPNSVTRCVRLPTRAQLNDPSGINLHMNNIKDRLWYVIPNPVKEFSWKKAESIALKQFLLTAKEALKWSLVAVLIFGSMSDVLFSISMNKELLIPFGLFVGCVVANFLKEISRELFPNPEEGNLSWNLLAVSCLFVMVKVLANYFTQGRQVFISHVVNGVLMQILLPWRSSQEVNRDDEKNSSVLSE, encoded by the exons ATGGCGTTACAGACTTGCACCGTCACTCTTCCGACTTTTTCG ATGGAATTATTGAACAGCAAATCTTGTCCCCGTAGCCACAGGCTGATAAATGTCACCAGAAGCCCAAATTCAGTCACCCGGTGTGTAAGACTACCAACAAGAGCACAGTTGAATGACCCCTCAGGGATTAATCTGCATATGAATAATATCAAGGATAGATTGTGGTATGTCATTCCTAATCCAGTCAAAGAATTTTCATGGAAGAAAGCAGAATCTATAGCATTAAAGCAATTTCTACTAACTGCAAAAGAGGCGTTGAAGTGGTCTCTCGTTGCTGTGCTAATTTTTGGTTCGATGTCAGATGTTTTATTCTCCATCTCCATGAACAAAGAGTTACTTATCCCCTTTGGGCTCTTTGTTGGCTGTGTAGTTGCCAACTTTTTGAAAGAGATATCTCGAGAATTATTTCCCAACCCAGAG GAGGGAAACCTGAGTTGGAACCTTTTGGCTGTATCTTGCCTTTTTGTTATGGTAAAAGTGCTAGCCAACTATTTTACACAAGGAAGACAAGTATTTATCTCACATGTCGTAAATGGTGTTTTAATGCAAATTTTGCTGCCATGGAGAAGTTCGCAAGAAGTTAATAGAGACGACGAAAAGAACTCCTCAGTCCTCAGTGAATGA
- the LOC108224018 gene encoding CSC1-like protein RXW8 isoform X2 encodes MNVAGLCTSAGINIALCTGLASLYSILRKQPSNVSVYFEQRISQVQVNEEDPITFDRYVPSPSWILRAWETTEEDLLAIGGLDAVVFFRIVLFWLWVHCAALYIITFCACVLLYIESKSIAKKRITYILGNPNKLSLFTVLVRAIPFSGESYSDSVTNFFTNYYPSSYLSHQMVYFPDTIRQLVKDAEMMLKMLKAPNPAPSGSNLGGCGLCGINKKPFKILSKNSTDSDDDRTEFVEDLREKECAAALVFFRTRYAALVAAATQQSPNPMLWVTDMAPEPPDVFWANLCVPYKLLWVRKLGVYLAASVLMVFFFVPVSFVQSLVYLDKLKENFLFVRKLSEKRNFIFDMITGYLPSVMLTVLLLTVPPLMSTLAAVEGPVARSGRKISACRKVMFFIVWNVFFSNILSGSVLERFDTLSSLWDIPLQLANGVPSLAVFFMTYILTSGWTGLASELMQPVVLLCHWLDIIFFKGKPVLGYGPMTFPYHTEIPRLLHFGLLGFTGSVTAPLLLPFLMVYFILAYLVYRNQFINVYITKYDTGGLYWPVAHNTIIFSLLLTQVIVLGVFTIKKAEVCSSCTIALIICTLLFHFFSRQRFFAVFHSTAAQVVMEMDRQDENSGRLKEIHDHLNSSYCQFQSSPCSTHDKQVKEFNEQMRSTFGSFKSTSRTTIPKALELGTNRADADDKNPAKNSNYTPGNTLADLLRDDGDDSMFYFS; translated from the exons ATGAATGTAGCTGGTTTGTGTACTTCTGCTGGAATTAATATAGCATTGTGTACAGGGCTCGCCTCGCTGTATTCGATATTAAGAAAACAACCAAGCAATGTAAGCGTGTACTTTGAGCAAAGGATCTCTCAAGTACAAGTAAACGAGGAGGATCCAATTACCTTTGACAGATATGTTCCTTCACCTAGCTGGATACTTAGAGCTTGGGAGACAACCGAAGAAGATTTATTGGCAATTGGGGGTCTAGATGCAGTTGTATTTTTCAGGATAGTTCTGTTTTG gctTTGGGTTCATTGTGCTGCGTTATACATTATAACCTTCTGCGCCTGTGTTCTCCTGTACATA GAAAGCAAAAGTATTGCTAAGAAGAGGATCACCTACATTCTCGGTAATCCAAATAAGTTAAGTCTCTTTACAGTTCTTGTTCGCGCTATCCCCTTTTCGGGAGAGTCATACAGTGATTCAGTAACCAACTTCTTCACAAATTACTACCCTTCAAGTTACTTATCACACCAGATGGTTTATTTCCCTGATACAATTCGGCAACTTGTG AAAGATGCAGAGATGATGTTGAAAATGCTCAAGGCCCCTAATCCGGCTCCATCTGGATCTAATTTAGGAGGATGCGGCCTCTGTGGAATAAATAAAAAGCCTTTCAAGATTCTTTCTAAGAATTCAACGGATTCAGATGACGATAGAACTGAATTTGTGGAAGATCTAAGAGAAAAG GAGTGTGCAGCTGCTTTAGTTTTTTTCAGAACTCGCTATGCTGCTCTTGTTGCTGCAGCGACACAACAATCACCAAATCCTATGCTCTGGGTTACAGATATGGCGCCAGAACCACCAGATGTATTCTGGGCAAACCTTTGTGTACCATACAAATTACTCTGGGTTCGCAAGCTTGGAGTTTACTTGGCTGCAAGTGTGTTGATGGTTTTCTTTTTTGTGCCTGTGTCATTTGTGCAAAGTCTTGTTTACCTAGATAAGCTCAAAGAAAATTTTTTGTTCGTGAGGAAGTTGAGCGAAAAGAG GAACTTCATCTTTGATATGATTACCGGATATCTACCAAGTGTGATGTTGACAGTATTACTGCTCACTGTCCCACCATTAATGTCGACTTTGGCGGCGGTAGAGGGTCCTGTTGCCCGTAGTGGCAGGAAAATAAGTGCATGCCGCAAAGTTATGTTTTTTATAGTTTGGAATGTCTTCTTCTCTAATATTCTGTCAGGATCTGTCTTGGAGAGGTTCGATACACTTTCAAGTTTATGGGACATTCCGCTGCAACTTGCCAATGGAGTACCATCACTG GCTGTCTTCTTTATGACGTACATTTTAACATCAGGTTGGACGGGTTTGGCTTCCGAGCTTATGCAACCTGTTGTCCTTTTGTGCCATTGGttggatataatatttttcaaaggCAAACCTGTTTTAGGGTATGGCCCAATGACTTTCCCATACCACACTGAAATCCCAAGACTTCTTCACTTTGGATTGTTGGGCTTCACTGGTTCCGTGACGGCACCTCTACTTTTACCCTTCTTGATGGTTTACTTTATACTTGCCTATCTGGTATATCGTAATCAG TTTATCAATGTATACATCACAAAGTATGATACTGGTGGACTTTATTGGCCCGTTGCACATAATACTATAATCTTCTCATTGCTGCTGACGCAAGTGATTGTCCTGGGAGTATTCACTATCAAGAAAGCGGAAGTTTGCTCTAGTTGCACCATCGCACTGATCATTTGCACGCTCCTTTTCCACTTCTTCTCGAGGCAAAGATTTTTTGCAGTATTTCATAGCACTGCTGCACAG GTTGTAATGGAGATGGATAGGCAGGACGAGAATTCTGGAAGATTGAAAGAGATTCATGACCACTTGAATTCATCATATTGTCAGTTCCAATCGTCTCCATGCTCCACTCATGATAAACAAGTAAAAGAGTTTAATGAACAAATGCGTTCGACATTTGGTTCCTTCAAATCCACTTCGCGGACAACAATACCCAAGGCCTTAGAACTGGGCACGAATCGAGCAGATGCAGACGATAAAAACCCAG CAAAAAATTCTAACTATACGCCAGGCAATACACTAGCTGATCTCCTTCGAGATGATGGAGATGACTCGATGTTTTATTTCAGCTAG
- the LOC108224018 gene encoding CSC1-like protein RXW8 isoform X1 — translation MNVAGLCTSAGINIALCTGLASLYSILRKQPSNVSVYFEQRISQVQVNEEDPITFDRYVPSPSWILRAWETTEEDLLAIGGLDAVVFFRIVLFCIKVFSVAAAICICIVLPLNYLGQPVHHKRIRTESLTAFTIINIKARSEWLWVHCAALYIITFCACVLLYIESKSIAKKRITYILGNPNKLSLFTVLVRAIPFSGESYSDSVTNFFTNYYPSSYLSHQMVYFPDTIRQLVKDAEMMLKMLKAPNPAPSGSNLGGCGLCGINKKPFKILSKNSTDSDDDRTEFVEDLREKECAAALVFFRTRYAALVAAATQQSPNPMLWVTDMAPEPPDVFWANLCVPYKLLWVRKLGVYLAASVLMVFFFVPVSFVQSLVYLDKLKENFLFVRKLSEKRNFIFDMITGYLPSVMLTVLLLTVPPLMSTLAAVEGPVARSGRKISACRKVMFFIVWNVFFSNILSGSVLERFDTLSSLWDIPLQLANGVPSLAVFFMTYILTSGWTGLASELMQPVVLLCHWLDIIFFKGKPVLGYGPMTFPYHTEIPRLLHFGLLGFTGSVTAPLLLPFLMVYFILAYLVYRNQFINVYITKYDTGGLYWPVAHNTIIFSLLLTQVIVLGVFTIKKAEVCSSCTIALIICTLLFHFFSRQRFFAVFHSTAAQVVMEMDRQDENSGRLKEIHDHLNSSYCQFQSSPCSTHDKQVKEFNEQMRSTFGSFKSTSRTTIPKALELGTNRADADDKNPAKNSNYTPGNTLADLLRDDGDDSMFYFS, via the exons ATGAATGTAGCTGGTTTGTGTACTTCTGCTGGAATTAATATAGCATTGTGTACAGGGCTCGCCTCGCTGTATTCGATATTAAGAAAACAACCAAGCAATGTAAGCGTGTACTTTGAGCAAAGGATCTCTCAAGTACAAGTAAACGAGGAGGATCCAATTACCTTTGACAGATATGTTCCTTCACCTAGCTGGATACTTAGAGCTTGGGAGACAACCGAAGAAGATTTATTGGCAATTGGGGGTCTAGATGCAGTTGTATTTTTCAGGATAGTTCTGTTTTG TATCAAGGTATTCTCCGTTGCTGCTGCTATTTGCATTTGTATAGTGCTTCCACTCAACTATTTGGGTCAACCAGTACATCATAAGAGAATTCGTACAGAGTCACTCACAGCGttcaccattataaatattaaagcacGGTCAGAATG gctTTGGGTTCATTGTGCTGCGTTATACATTATAACCTTCTGCGCCTGTGTTCTCCTGTACATA GAAAGCAAAAGTATTGCTAAGAAGAGGATCACCTACATTCTCGGTAATCCAAATAAGTTAAGTCTCTTTACAGTTCTTGTTCGCGCTATCCCCTTTTCGGGAGAGTCATACAGTGATTCAGTAACCAACTTCTTCACAAATTACTACCCTTCAAGTTACTTATCACACCAGATGGTTTATTTCCCTGATACAATTCGGCAACTTGTG AAAGATGCAGAGATGATGTTGAAAATGCTCAAGGCCCCTAATCCGGCTCCATCTGGATCTAATTTAGGAGGATGCGGCCTCTGTGGAATAAATAAAAAGCCTTTCAAGATTCTTTCTAAGAATTCAACGGATTCAGATGACGATAGAACTGAATTTGTGGAAGATCTAAGAGAAAAG GAGTGTGCAGCTGCTTTAGTTTTTTTCAGAACTCGCTATGCTGCTCTTGTTGCTGCAGCGACACAACAATCACCAAATCCTATGCTCTGGGTTACAGATATGGCGCCAGAACCACCAGATGTATTCTGGGCAAACCTTTGTGTACCATACAAATTACTCTGGGTTCGCAAGCTTGGAGTTTACTTGGCTGCAAGTGTGTTGATGGTTTTCTTTTTTGTGCCTGTGTCATTTGTGCAAAGTCTTGTTTACCTAGATAAGCTCAAAGAAAATTTTTTGTTCGTGAGGAAGTTGAGCGAAAAGAG GAACTTCATCTTTGATATGATTACCGGATATCTACCAAGTGTGATGTTGACAGTATTACTGCTCACTGTCCCACCATTAATGTCGACTTTGGCGGCGGTAGAGGGTCCTGTTGCCCGTAGTGGCAGGAAAATAAGTGCATGCCGCAAAGTTATGTTTTTTATAGTTTGGAATGTCTTCTTCTCTAATATTCTGTCAGGATCTGTCTTGGAGAGGTTCGATACACTTTCAAGTTTATGGGACATTCCGCTGCAACTTGCCAATGGAGTACCATCACTG GCTGTCTTCTTTATGACGTACATTTTAACATCAGGTTGGACGGGTTTGGCTTCCGAGCTTATGCAACCTGTTGTCCTTTTGTGCCATTGGttggatataatatttttcaaaggCAAACCTGTTTTAGGGTATGGCCCAATGACTTTCCCATACCACACTGAAATCCCAAGACTTCTTCACTTTGGATTGTTGGGCTTCACTGGTTCCGTGACGGCACCTCTACTTTTACCCTTCTTGATGGTTTACTTTATACTTGCCTATCTGGTATATCGTAATCAG TTTATCAATGTATACATCACAAAGTATGATACTGGTGGACTTTATTGGCCCGTTGCACATAATACTATAATCTTCTCATTGCTGCTGACGCAAGTGATTGTCCTGGGAGTATTCACTATCAAGAAAGCGGAAGTTTGCTCTAGTTGCACCATCGCACTGATCATTTGCACGCTCCTTTTCCACTTCTTCTCGAGGCAAAGATTTTTTGCAGTATTTCATAGCACTGCTGCACAG GTTGTAATGGAGATGGATAGGCAGGACGAGAATTCTGGAAGATTGAAAGAGATTCATGACCACTTGAATTCATCATATTGTCAGTTCCAATCGTCTCCATGCTCCACTCATGATAAACAAGTAAAAGAGTTTAATGAACAAATGCGTTCGACATTTGGTTCCTTCAAATCCACTTCGCGGACAACAATACCCAAGGCCTTAGAACTGGGCACGAATCGAGCAGATGCAGACGATAAAAACCCAG CAAAAAATTCTAACTATACGCCAGGCAATACACTAGCTGATCTCCTTCGAGATGATGGAGATGACTCGATGTTTTATTTCAGCTAG